DNA from Lachnospiraceae bacterium C1.1:
GATATATCTCTTTCATTTATCTTTTTGGATGTCTGTTGTTTAAGCCTTATATCTTCAAGAGTTCCATGCTTATCCTGGTTGTATATGATATATCTGTTTCTGCCTTTTTCTTTAGCAATATAAAGACAATGATCTGCGATCATAAAAAGATCATCATAATTATCTGCGTCTTTTGGATAAACCGCCGTTCCAATTGATACAGAAAGCGGATTATCCCTATCCATACCCTTATCAGGAAATGTAGAGCTGACCTTGCTCTTGATTCCTCTCAATACCGGCTTTAGTTGGTCTTCCGACTGAATATTATAAAGCACTATAAAAAATTCATCGCCGCCAAATCTTCCGGAAATACCGTTAATATCAACCTCATTAGATATAATATCAGCAACTTTTTTAATTACATCATCTCCAAACTGATGACCATAATTATCGTTTATACTCTTAAAAAAGTCTACATCAATGATTACCAGAGCTGTGCCATTTATTTTTTTGTCATCAATTCTTTCCCTGGCAATTTTAATAATATCTGTCTTGTCTATCAATCCGGTTAGCGAATCATGCTTGATCAAAGGCGGTTTAATGGATTCCCGTCCTCTCTGAAGCTGAATATGCCCAACAACGCCTTCCGTATCTTTATCATAAAAAACAAATGTTTCTTTCAACAGTGTATTGGTAACCTCAGAATCATCATTTATAATATTACCTTCTATCGTTGTCGTGCTTCTGCCAACTCCTGATTTAACCTGCCCAATAAAGCCTTTAACTTTCTGTTTTTGTGCATTATCTGTCCTTGAAAGTAATTTTTCCTCAAACTCTGAAATGGAATATGTCTGAGTATCAAAATCTGAAAGCTCTGCTTTATAGACTCTTACACTTTCGCTTTTCATATCATACTCAAAGAAAATATCCTCATATAGATTTAACTGCGCCATGAACGCATTTATTGTCTTCATTAATGAGGAGTGTGCATTTAACAGATCCTTGGCATTTACGACAGTAAGTCTTATCAATTTGTCATTATATCTGTGTGCACACATATAAGTATAATACATAGTATTCTGACCAAGTATTTTACTCGGATACCATTCACCATCGCAGTTTTTGATATTATTTTTATAAATATCCATATCCTCGATAGCAATGAGTTCATGCATTGGTTTTATGGCATTAGTACCAAGTAAATCGTAAACTTCGGCATCTGCTGATACTATTTTTTGATCATCTTTCGTGATGATTACTTCATAAAAACTAACATCTTTCATATATCTTTCCTCAGATTGAGATTAGTTATTATAGAATTTCTTTCTATATAAAATATTTATCTATGCTCATTGTATGGTCAATACTTAGCCTGCTTAAAAATCTGCCTAGATCACAATATACTCAGCTTCACCTGTAACAGGATGCATTTTTGTATAATTAAATTCATAGCTTTTTGCGCCCTCAGACCATGTAAACACCTCACGTGCAGTCATACGTCTGCTTGAATGAGTATGGAGCATCTTATCAAAATTGATCCAAAGTCTCCACTCCTCTCCTACTCCATGTTCCAATCCAAAATCTTCTAAAATATCATATTTCTTCTTTATTGAAATTCCGATTCCTGCAAGCTTATGCTGACTCAGGTAATCCGCTATAGATTCATAGATTGAAAACGGAGAGCTGAAATACTGTTCCAGATATTTCAAGCTGTGACGAAACATTTGAGAATTATAAAAAAGCTCAACTGCATCACAAACTTTATGTAAATGCACAATCTCCTCATAACTGATCCATTTTGTTGCAAAAATCTCATAGGGCTGTCTGGAACTGTATACCAATCCATATTCATGTCTGTGATCATACATATCCGTACCTTTTAAGACTTTTAAGAACCCCAGCTGAAGCTGATCTGCATATAATGGATAAATATCATTAAAAGATTTCTGAAAACGACTATAATCCTCATACGGAAGGCCTGCTATTAAATCTGTATGCAGATTGATGTTATAAGCCTTACGCAAAGTCTCTACATTTTTGAAAATATGACTATTATCTGCCGTTCTGTGTATCGCCTCCATAGTAGGCTCATAAGTAGTTTGTATACCAATTTCCAACTGTACCAGTCCCGGACGAAGGCAACTCAAAAGTTGTAACTCCTCTTCTGTTAAAAGGTCTGCCCCAATTTCAAAATGAAAATTTGTTACGCCGTTGTCATGTTCTTTTATATATGTCCAGATTTCAAGAGCCCTTTTAGAAGAACTGTTAAAGGTTCTGTCAATAAATTTAACCTGTTTTACCTTATGATCCAGAAAATATTGCAATTCCGACTTTACAATGTCTATGCTGCGATAGCGAATTTTTTTCTCCAGCGAGGACAGACAATAGCTGCATCTAAACGGACATCCCCTGCTGGATTCATAATAAATAATGCGATTTTCAAAAGCATCTAAGCTCTTATATAAAAAAGGGATCTGATCCATTGCCAGGATAGAATTTTGACCTTGAAAATGAATAATTGGTTCGGGATTTTTATATGCAATTCCATCCATTTCCTCAAATGGTATTTCCACCTGTTTCTTTATGCAGTCCGCAATTTTACGAAAATTCTTCTCACCCTCTCCAAGCATTACCAGCTCGCACCACTCAAGGTAAGTTTCCGGATCATTAGTTGCCTCAGGTCCGCCTGCCATAAGGCGTATCTTCGGTGAGATTTTATGAATATCTTCAATCAATTGCTTCATTAATTCCACATTCCAGATATAAATAGAGAAGCCAATCACGTCCGGCTTTTTCATGAGAATTCCGCCTAAAATATCCTCATAACGGTCATTTATCGTGAACTCAGCAATCGATACGTTATCAGTTATCTGATTTGCATATGCTGCCAATGAATACACAGCAGGATTAGAATGTATATATTTTGCATTTAATGCCACTAATAAAATCTGTTCTCTCGACATTCAAAAAAACTCCCATAAACATAGCGGATCTTTTGCCCTTATATTCAATATCCTATCTTCTTATCCACAACATGCTCGAGCGTTTTTCCGTTTGCATAGTTCAAAAGATTCTCACAGAACTGATGAACATTTTTGTTCAGTGTATACTCAAGCGTCAGGTTCCCTGCCGAGTGAGGTGTGATCAGAAGATTCTTTGTTTTCCAGAGTGGACTGCCCTCAGGGATTGGCTCCACCTTAAATACATCAAGTGCTGCACCTCCGAGCTTATCATTATTAAGATTCTCCATAAGCGCATCATAATCTACAGCTGTTCCTCGGCCGACATTTACAATAAATGCTCCTTCAGGCATGAGAGCTATTCTTTCTTTTGATAGTATTCCCTCTGTTTCAGCTGTTCCTGGCAAACTCATTACAAGAAGTTCGGTTTTTACAAGTACTTTATCAAGTTCGTCAATCGGTAAAACTTTATCATATACAGGATCAACATGCTTGCCGCTTCTCGAAACCCCTATGATCTCAGCCGGTTCAAAAGCTTTTACTCTTTTTGCAAAGGTCGTTCCTATATCGCCTGTTCCCAAAACAGTGATATGGCAGTCTTTTAATGATTTCTGCGGCTGCAGTGAAGCCCATTTTCCCTCTAATGCCTCAGCATAAGTATAAGTGAGTTTTCTCATCATCATAAGTGAAACAGCGATTATATGTTCTGCAATGGTCACTCCGTATGCACCCGAGGAGTTAGTAATAATAATATCTTCATTTGCAAATAACCCCGGCTTTGAAAGATAATCTATACCTGCAGACATCATACCGATCCATTTGAGATTCTTATTATTTCTTACATTATCAGCTTTTAATATATTCATGCCGTATCCATAAACAATATCCGCATCTTTAAAGTTCTCAGGGACTTCGTTTTCAATATCAGTAAAAGCTAATTCAATATTTGCCTTTTCCGCGGTTTCCTTAATCTCTTTAAGATGCTCATCTTTCAAAGCACCGCTAAAAACTAAAAGCTTCATTTTACTGTTCCTCCCATATATTCTTGTTCTTTTTCCGAATTATTATATCAGAGATTAATAGAACAATAAATAAAACTAACCATCTCAAAGCTATTTTCTTAATAAATAACTATAATCCATTAGTTTATTTTACCCGATAAATATAAAAGAGAATGTTCCATGATTTAATTAAATAATAAATATGGGGGATTACACTATGTACGATTTCGATTCTTACACTTTATACGAAATAAAAAAAAGGAATGTTTATTCATGCAGAATAAAAATAATCCTTAAAAGTCCGGTTAATGCTGATATCTTAAAAATCTCCGCTGAAAAAGCTTTTAAGCGCTTTCCGTATTATGCAAGAACAGTTTCGATAAATAACGAAAATGCCTATATCCTAAATCCATCTGACAAGTCTATTACCGTCACGCCCGATGATCATATTGTACGTCTTGGAACAGAAGAGACCAACGGACTTTTTTTTGCTATTACATATGAAGAAAATAATATCTTTTTTAATTTTTCTCATAATTTTTGCGGCGGATGCGGTGCTATGTTCTGGATCAAAACAACTCTCTGGCAATATCTGACCGATCTTGGACATAAGATCGCAAAAAATGGAATTTTAACTCCCGATATGCCAATTACTGCTGAGGAAACTGCTCAGCCGGATGTAGATTCTCTTCCTATGGACGAGGCGATCGGTAACTTTAATTTTGCAATGGACTCTTTCACTCCAGTTGCAGATTATATTGAACATATGAAAAATCCCAACGCCATTACAGGATATTATCCAATTATCATCCCGAAGAAAGAATTAATGCAGTATGCAAGAGATAACGACGGCAGTCCAAATTCCATAATCGCCGCCCTTATGTTCAAGATGTCCTCAAGAATTAATTCCGACAAAAATAAATTCACCGCATCAATTGCCTGCAATTACCGTTCTGATGTAGGATGTCCTGAATCTTACAGGGATATGGTCAGAATGCTGTCTGTAACCTATGATGCTAAAATGAAAGACTGGCCGGCAGAGAAGCTCTCAACAATGACACGAAGCCGAATGTATCTGCAGATGCAGCCCGAATGCAGCTGGAAACATTGCAGAAAAGTTGATGATTTCCGCAAAAAAATAGATGCTGCTCCGGATTTTGAAGCTAAGGTCGATTATGCAGTAGATAATAGTCCTACTACCCACGGAGTACCGGCATCATTTGTGATAAGTTATGTTGGAAAAGTTGAATGGGGTGAACTTGCCCCCTTTATAGACGGGGCTTTTAGTATTACTTATGGTCATATAATGCTTGAGATAAATGCAACAAATGAAAATTTCTGTATCAGCTTTCAGACTTTACGCAGTGACGGGAAATATTTTAAGGAGTTTCTGAAAGTACTTGATGAAGAGGGCATAAAATATACTGTCGGGCAATTAGAAGAGAGAAAACTTCCCGAAATCATCCTGCCTCCATTTGATAAATGATCATTCATAAATTTAAGAGGAACCAAGTCTAAGATCAAGGTTCCTCTTATTATTAAAAATTGCTTTCACTTTTTTCAGATCAGTTTTCTTTTGTATCTGCCTTTAACATTCTATACCCAATTCCAACATGGGTCTGTATATAGGCATTCGAATCATTTTCCAGTTTTTTTCTCAAAGTAGCCATAAAAACACGTAAAGATGCCAGATTACTGTCCCAGGCAGTTCCCCCAATTCCTTCAACCACAAAAGTGACTATAAAGATCAACCTTGTAAGCTTTACCATTCCTCCTACCTGAGGTGCCGATAAAGCATTTTGCATGGTCTGTCTTTGCATCAGACTGATTTTTCTTCCTGCCAGCATCGTAAGAAACGATGCAACCGTTACGACTCCCAGGCCTCCGATCTGAATCATAAACAATATGACAGCCTGTCCGAAATACGACCAATATGTAGCTGTGTCAAAAACTACCAGTCCTGTCACGCATACAGCTGATGTAGCCGTAAACAATGTCTTATCAAAATTTGTTACCACTCCGCTTTGAGTTGAGACAGGAAGCATCAACAGTAATGCTCCCAGCAATATCAATCCCGCAAATCCCAAAATGATAATCTGAAAAGATGATAATTTATCTCTGATTCTCATATGTCCCGGCACTTCCAATCTCCTCCAGAAATATCCTTACTTTACAGATATTATAAAACTAAAGTTTTTAAGGTGAGATTAAACGTACTGCCAGTGTATAAAGATTCTATAAAGATATATTTGTTTATAAAGCTTTAATTTGAGTATGGCTATTCACTTATAGTAGAATATATATATACATAGTTTCATTATTTATAATTTGAGAAATTTCTTTTACCGAAAGTCTAATCAATATAACAGGGACAAAACAGCTCCTGAGGGGGGAGTTTATGATGATTAACTGGATTAGCCCATTTAATTATGATTTTGCCATATCAACAATTCCAATACAGATAATATTACTTGTCTTTTATGGTATCAGAAGAAATCTGCCCACGCGACAGAGTACATACTTTTGGCTTGTTATGTTTGCCAATCTTATAATGACATCAGCAGACATAATATCCTGTGAGATGAATGAAATCTGGACTAAATTTCCTTTATGGATCATGTATGCAATAAATCATGCTTATTTTCTGGCTTTCATAATAAGAGGCTGGTCACTTTTTGCCTATACAGCCGAATCTAGCTCTCATTTTGGCAAAAAATTCAGGCTTTTTAAATTCGTAACATCGCTGCCTGCCGCTGTTGCATGCTGTCTGATAATTTCCACCCCGTGGACATCTGCCATATATACAATCGCTGCAGACGGTTATCACAATTGTTCACTTTACAAAATGATCTATTTCAGTACTTATTTTTATATAATCGTTTCTATTCTGCTGGTAATAAAGAACTGGAAACTGCTCACGAAAAGAATGCAGGCCGGCCTTCTGTCTTTTAATCTGCTTTTATTATTTGGAATACTTATCAGAAAACAGTTCTATCATATGCTGGTAACAAGCTATTTCAGTATTCTTTCAATAATAATCATATATCTAACCTCTGAAAACCCGGATCTATACAGAGATGGTCGTACAAGGCTTTTAAATAAAGATGCTCTTGATCGTATAGGAAGAGAATTTTCTGAGAAAAAAATACCATTCAGTCTCGTTACTATTTCAATAAATAATTACGAAGCTTCTAAAATGGTCTATGGGATACCACAAGTCAATGATGAATTATCGTCTATTGCCAAATGGATTTGTAAGAACTATCCAAATGATTTTTCATTTTATACAAGAAATGGCAACTATATACTTTTGTCAAAAAGCCGTCTAAAGCGAACAAACGAAGAAATTTCGAGAAAATGGAAGATAAAATATGCTGATCTCCAGACTTTCTGTGAGGGAACAGTCCCTGTTCAGCTATCAATGATCTTTATATCATCTTTACTCATAAGAGAATCAAGCGTAATTATAAGCGATCTTGCCAGATATGCCATAAATAACGCATATTCGGAAAATCGTAAAAATAATTATGTTTTTACTGACGATATGCTGAAAGGCGCAATAAAGCAAAAAGCAATAGAAAAGGCATTGAAATCAGCCATTGCCGAGAAAAGATTTGAAGTCTATTTTCAGCCTATATATTCTGTTAAGGATAATAAAATAATGGGGGCTGAGGCATTAGCCAGACTTAATGATCCTGAAATGGGATTTATTCCCCCTGTGGATTTTATAAAGATAGCTGAGAAAAATGGTGATATCATTGAGGTTGGCAGGCAAATATTCGAAAAAGTCTGTATTTTCTTATCTGATACTGATTATCTAAGACTTGGGATTAACTTTATTAATGTAAATCTTTCTCCTATTCAATGCATAAGTACAAGTCTTGTAAAAGATCTGTCAACTATAGCAGAGAAATACAGGATACCAATGAAAATGTTTGACTTTGAGATCACCGAATCAATGATCGATGACTATGATGCAATTCAGACTACAATTGCAGGACTACGTTCCATGGGTGCAGAATTATCACTTGATGATTTCGGAACTGGCTCAGCTAATCTGACCAGCCTCATGGAGCTTCCCATTCATGTAGTAAAAATTGATATGTCATTTGTAAGATCTTATTTTGAAGGAAAAGCAGCTTTCTTACCGGATCTGATAAAGCTTTTTATCCATTCAAAAATGAAAATTGTAGTTGAGGGTATCGAAACTCCTGAAATGCGTGATAAAATGGCAGAACTCGGCTGCGACTATGAACAGGGATATTATTTTTCAAAGCCAATAGCACCAACAGATTTTGTTCAATTTATGAAAAAAATATAATAAAAGTCAAGAGGATGTCGCGTTAGATGCTTTAATCATCTAATGCGACATCCCCCTAATATATGATAAAAATCATCTCATAATCCATATATTAAAGTTTGGTAGTCCATTTCGAGCAATCCATGATCTCTGTTGCAAAATCCTCATAAAAATCTGGTTCGTGACATACCATTAAAATACTGCCCTTATATTCTTTAAGAGCCCTGTGAAGTTCATCCTTCGCATCAACATCAAGATGATTTGTAGGCTCGTCAAGAACGAGTATATTCGACTCTCTGTTTATGAGCTTGCAAAGACGCACCTTAGCCTGCTCACCTCCGGACAAAACCTTACATTTACTCTCTATATGCTTGGTTGTAAGTCCGCACTTAGCAAGGGCCGATCTTACTTCATACTGTGAGAATGACGGAAATTCATTCCATATTTCCTGCAGGCAGGTAGTTTCAATATCAGCCGGCATTTCCTGCTCAAAATAGCCAATTGCGAGATTTTCACCAAGTTCAACTTTACCTTCTATCGAAGGGATTATTCCAAGAATGCTTTTAAGAAGCGTAGTTTTTCCGATACCATTTGCTCCCGTTAATACTATCTTTGAATTTCTCTCCATTGAGATATTAAGAGCTTTTGATAAAGGACTGTCATAACCAATGACAAGATCTTTAGTCTCAAAGATAATTTTCCCTGGTGTCTTTGCAATCTTAAAATTAAATTCCGGCTTAGGCTTTTCAACAACCTTTTCGATGAGATCCATGCTGTCAAGCTTCTTCTGCCTTGACATAGCCATATTTCTTGTTGCAACACGCGCCTTATTTCTTGCAACAAAATCCTTAAGCTCTGCAATCTCCTGCTGCTGTTTATTATATGCAGCCTCCCGCTGGGATTTCTTCATTTCATATACTTCCATGAACTTATTATAATCACCGACATAGCGATCAAGGCTATGCGTCTGCCCATCCATATGATAAATAATATTTACCACATTATTTAAAAATGGAATGTCATGCGAAATGAGAATAAATGCATTCTCATAATCTTGCAGATATCTCGTAAGCCATACTATATGTTCAGCATCAAGGTAATTAGTCGGCTCGTCTAAAAGCAGAATATCCGGTTTTTCCAACAAGAGCTTTGCCAAAAGAATTTTTGTTCTCTGTCCTCCTGATAATTCAGTAACATCCCTCTCAAGCCCCAACTCTAAAAAGCCAAGAGCCCTTGAGACTTCTTCTATCTTTGAATCGATCAGATAGAAATCCCTGTTAGTTAAAATATCCTGAATAGTCCCAAGCTCTTCCATATATTTTTCAAGTTCTGACTCATCCGCATCAGCCATTGCATCACAGATCTCATTCATTCTGCTTTCCATTTCATAAAGAGGCTCATAAGCAGAAGCAAGAACATCCCTGATCGTCATTCCCTCATGAAGCACTGCATGCTGGTCCAAATATCCGACTTTGATATTTTTAGCCCATTCGATCTTTCCTGCATCCGGCAACAATTTTCCTGTTATGATATTCATAAAAGTAGACTTGCCTTCGCCATTTGCCCCGACAAGTCCTATGTGTTCACCCTTCAGTAATCGGAAAGAAACGTCCTCAAAAATTGCTCTGTCTCCAAATCCGTGTGTTAGTTTTTCTACATTTAAAATACTCATCTGATATAACCTTTCATATTGCACTATCCGCATATTGTAACATATCATGTATTTTAATATCCACAGATTTTTTATTTATAATTTAACTTTTATAAATTGAAATAACTACTCCGTTCTCTTTCCCTTCAATGACCCCATATAAATTTTCATTTTCTAACCATCCTAGAGCTTTACTGTCAGTATAAATTAAAGGTTTGGTATATTCGCTTTCCGGAATGCTATTATTCTCTATAAATATTCTACAATCAGTCCCAGTATAATCTCTTCCTTCAAGAATATACCTTGCTGACAAAAGTCTCTTTTCATCTTTTAACTCTTTCTGAGTATCTACGGCTCCCGGGAGGATTATCCCACTAAAATTCTTACATTCTGAGTTTCCATGGAACAATAGCATAGAAGCCTGCCCTTTCTTACCATGAACCTCATATACTTCATCAAGAATAACATCAATAATCAATACAGCTTCCATCATTTCCTCCAGTCAGACAAGTCAATATTCATTATTTTTAATATCATACATGCAAGATAATATTGGGTCTTATTCTCCTGTTCGCTGAAATCATCCTTAAGCATAGCTTTGATATTTTTTATTCGATATATAATTGTATTCCTATGTGTATACATTTCTGCTGAGATTGCCTGTATACTGCCGTTATTTCTTAGATATGACTCAAGAGTTTCCACATAATTTGCATCATGTTTTTTATCATAATCTATTAATGGCTTTAGTATATCGTAACTCATTTCCCTTAGCAGTAATTTATCTGATACTGAAAAAATCAATCTAAATATTCCCATATCGTCAAAATTAACCATGTTTGTACCGGTTAATTCTGCCATTTGTACCGCGTATTTTGCTCTTGAATATGCTATATGAAGATTTTCTATATCCTTTATTCTGCTTCCAATGCCTGAAAAAAGCTTAAATTCCGGCATTTTCAATGATGCCTTTCTTCCAAAACCATTAATAATATTCTCAGTGTCTGATTCCGACACATCATTCATTACCATAACAAAGCAAGAATCATAGTAAAAGAAATGGCCATTATGCGTTATATTGTTCAAATACAACTGTAATCTGTACCCCAAACGCTTTCTGTCAACTGTGTCCATCTTATCCAGATCGCCTGTTGAAAGCAGCATCACCTGAAAAGTTCCGTCAATATCAAAATACGGCAAAAGATCCTTCTTATATGTATTTTTATTATCCGAATTTTCTATCGCTTTTATCAGCGCTGTGGAAATTTCCTCATCCGTAGATCCCTGTATGAAAATTCTGATACTAATATCCTTTATCATATCAACAAGATATACATCCCAGGGCACTGTCAGTAACGGAAAGTCATTCTCATTACAGATATTACATATCTCTTCCGGTATTTCATTAATATAAAATCCGGTATTTATTATCAGACCTGATGCATTATTATCAATAAGTGATGTGATCAGCTTTTTTAATCTGTTTTCATCAGAAAATCCCAACCCTGTCGTTACAGCAAGCTCTTTTCCCGAGAAATTTTTTGTAATAGTTAATTCCTCAAGCATGATCAACCAGCTAATAGAATTTGACCATCCGTTCTTACCTGCGATCATCTTCATAGAATATTTTTCTTCTGAAAATGTCATCATATCTTCAATCGTAAATCCCATCTGTATCTCCTCCAATACGATTTTCTCTAACTTAAGTATATGTACTCTCAGCACAAATTTCAATCTGATTTTGTTTATCCCGATATATAGATTTGCTAAAATTTCGTGCTAAAATTGAATACAAGAAGGGAAGATTATTTCACAATTGTTTTATATAAAGGAGGTACGTTATGATTAGAACAGGTTTTGAAAACTTTGATATTATTTCAGCAACAGAACCTATTTGGATGAGGGATGAAAGATATGACTACTGTGAGGATTTCTACAGTCTTTGTAATAAAAACAACAGCAAAATTCTTTCTAAATTAGCCAAGCTTCAAACTTTACTTTTTTCAGCTTTAAGCAAATAATCATAATGTTGAAATATTTAATTGATCATTAAAAGGCTTTTGCCGCAGAACTTATCTGTGACAAAAGCCTTCTTTTATTTTGAGGCCTCTCTGGCCTGTCTTATTACATCTTTCATGATATCTTTGGTCATTCCGCCAGGTATGTAGCCCAACACGTTACCCTCAGGATCAATAAGATATGTTGTTGGATATGCTGTAATATAATATGGAAGCATTAATGACGCATCAGTATCCATAAGTACAGGGAATGTGTAGCCATTTTCGTCCATAAAAGCTTTTATACCATCTACGTCCTGTTCATTTCCTGTATTTGGAAATGTTACACCCAAAAATACAACATCAGGGTCTTCCATTGACTGATATTCTTCATAAAGTTCCTGTATATATGGCAATTCAGCCTTACATGGAGGACACCAAGTAGCCCAGAAATTAAGGAAAATTATTTTTCCCTTGTAATCAGCTAAAGAGTGACTTTCTCCATATTGGTCAGTAAGCGTGAAGTCCGATGCCGGAAGCAATTCCTGATCGACCTCAGCTGCTGATTCATCCTGACTCTCCTCTTCAGTTACCCGAGCTTCCTCCGAAACTGTTGATGGATCAGATTCCTCCTTTTCTTCAGAACTTTCTGAAGCTAAATTTTCAGATACCTGAGCCTCGCTTTTAGAAATATTGTTATTCACCGCTTTGGACAGGTAGCCTGTAATGCTGTTCATTTTTCCGGTGATCATTAATAATCCCATTACTATAAGTATTACACCACCAATTTTTACTGTATATTTAACTATATTTCTATGCTTTGCAAAAATATCCAATAGATAGCTTGTAAAGAATCCCACAAACAAAAACGGAATGATATAACCAAGTGTATAAAGCCCTATCAGGGCAAAACCACTTGCTGATGAAGACACCAAAGCTGCCAGGATCAAAACAGATGATAAAACAGGTCCAACACACGGGCTCCAGGCAAAACTCAGGACGAATCCCATCAAAAGTGCAGTAATAGGTGACATTGTCATCTTTTCCATATTAAAGGGTAATCTGTATTCACCATTTAATAATCTGCTCTCTCCAAGAATTCCAAGCTGGTATAATCCAAATAAAATTATTATCATTCCACCAATTCTGGAAAATAATAACTGATTACCATTAAAAAATTTACCAATGGTACTCATGCCAAAGCCCAGGAGGAAAAACGCCATACTGATCCCTATCACGAAAAATATTGTATTGATCAAAACTCTCTTTTGATCATAGTACTTTTTCCCATCCTTATCCTTCTTTACGGTTCCTCCCGATAAATAGCCTATATACACCGGTAAAAGCGGTAAAACACATGGCGAAAAAAAGCTTAGTAAACCTTCTATAAATACTGCGATCGCAGATACATCTATATTTGCAGATAAATTCATAAATACCTCTTATTTTCAATTTTCTAGTTTTCATAATTATACCTGATAAGAAAAATATATCAAGTACGCAATATTTATAAACCTGGTAAGGAAAAACTGACTATATTATATAAATTAAAGAAGGCTTCAGCTCATCTACTGAACTGAAGCCTTCTTCCTAAAAATCAGGAAATTAAATGTTTTTCAGATTATTTTGCCTGTGGATTGTCCCTTAGCCATTTTATAATATCATCACTTTCATAAAGTGGTTCTCCATCAATAAAAAGACATGGCACCTGCTGTTTCCCTCCAACACTGACAAGCGTATTACGATCCTCTTCATTCTTATTGATATCACTATATCTGATATCAGTTCTGCCCTCTTCCTCGATCTCACGGATTACCTTTCTACAAAAAGGACAGGTCTCCATCATGTAAAGATTCAGATCCATAATTCTTTCGCTCCTTTCTTAATTCCCTTTGCATTTATTTTCTTCCATCCAGCCCATAATTTAATATTTCATTATA
Protein-coding regions in this window:
- a CDS encoding ABC-F family ATP-binding cassette domain-containing protein, with product MSILNVEKLTHGFGDRAIFEDVSFRLLKGEHIGLVGANGEGKSTFMNIITGKLLPDAGKIEWAKNIKVGYLDQHAVLHEGMTIRDVLASAYEPLYEMESRMNEICDAMADADESELEKYMEELGTIQDILTNRDFYLIDSKIEEVSRALGFLELGLERDVTELSGGQRTKILLAKLLLEKPDILLLDEPTNYLDAEHIVWLTRYLQDYENAFILISHDIPFLNNVVNIIYHMDGQTHSLDRYVGDYNKFMEVYEMKKSQREAAYNKQQQEIAELKDFVARNKARVATRNMAMSRQKKLDSMDLIEKVVEKPKPEFNFKIAKTPGKIIFETKDLVIGYDSPLSKALNISMERNSKIVLTGANGIGKTTLLKSILGIIPSIEGKVELGENLAIGYFEQEMPADIETTCLQEIWNEFPSFSQYEVRSALAKCGLTTKHIESKCKVLSGGEQAKVRLCKLINRESNILVLDEPTNHLDVDAKDELHRALKEYKGSILMVCHEPDFYEDFATEIMDCSKWTTKL
- a CDS encoding EAL domain-containing protein, with product MMINWISPFNYDFAISTIPIQIILLVFYGIRRNLPTRQSTYFWLVMFANLIMTSADIISCEMNEIWTKFPLWIMYAINHAYFLAFIIRGWSLFAYTAESSSHFGKKFRLFKFVTSLPAAVACCLIISTPWTSAIYTIAADGYHNCSLYKMIYFSTYFYIIVSILLVIKNWKLLTKRMQAGLLSFNLLLLFGILIRKQFYHMLVTSYFSILSIIIIYLTSENPDLYRDGRTRLLNKDALDRIGREFSEKKIPFSLVTISINNYEASKMVYGIPQVNDELSSIAKWICKNYPNDFSFYTRNGNYILLSKSRLKRTNEEISRKWKIKYADLQTFCEGTVPVQLSMIFISSLLIRESSVIISDLARYAINNAYSENRKNNYVFTDDMLKGAIKQKAIEKALKSAIAEKRFEVYFQPIYSVKDNKIMGAEALARLNDPEMGFIPPVDFIKIAEKNGDIIEVGRQIFEKVCIFLSDTDYLRLGINFINVNLSPIQCISTSLVKDLSTIAEKYRIPMKMFDFEITESMIDDYDAIQTTIAGLRSMGAELSLDDFGTGSANLTSLMELPIHVVKIDMSFVRSYFEGKAAFLPDLIKLFIHSKMKIVVEGIETPEMRDKMAELGCDYEQGYYFSKPIAPTDFVQFMKKI
- a CDS encoding PucR family transcriptional regulator ligand-binding domain-containing protein, yielding MGFTIEDMMTFSEEKYSMKMIAGKNGWSNSISWLIMLEELTITKNFSGKELAVTTGLGFSDENRLKKLITSLIDNNASGLIINTGFYINEIPEEICNICNENDFPLLTVPWDVYLVDMIKDISIRIFIQGSTDEEISTALIKAIENSDNKNTYKKDLLPYFDIDGTFQVMLLSTGDLDKMDTVDRKRLGYRLQLYLNNITHNGHFFYYDSCFVMVMNDVSESDTENIINGFGRKASLKMPEFKLFSGIGSRIKDIENLHIAYSRAKYAVQMAELTGTNMVNFDDMGIFRLIFSVSDKLLLREMSYDILKPLIDYDKKHDANYVETLESYLRNNGSIQAISAEMYTHRNTIIYRIKNIKAMLKDDFSEQENKTQYYLACMILKIMNIDLSDWRK
- a CDS encoding DUF3237 domain-containing protein — translated: MMEAVLIIDVILDEVYEVHGKKGQASMLLFHGNSECKNFSGIILPGAVDTQKELKDEKRLLSARYILEGRDYTGTDCRIFIENNSIPESEYTKPLIYTDSKALGWLENENLYGVIEGKENGVVISIYKS